The Lutzomyia longipalpis isolate SR_M1_2022 chromosome 2, ASM2433408v1 DNA window aaatatttgtttcaTCCAGGAATTTTAACactttcgcgtccacgtgaaggaaacattgaaacatgcgcttttttaacacttttaacccttttaacACAATAACGTCTTCTTTTGGCATCTTATATgttaatttaatgcatttctaatttgaaaaaataatttaattcattcacatttgataaattaaaatgtttcacgtttggatcTACGTATGATccaaagaacgcgaaaggATTAACCTTTATGCATTTTCTGAGATATgcccaataaaataaatgaaatctaTTCTaacgaaataattttctaaattttctttgttttttgaaaatgattttcacgaattttcatcaaaatcggttcagcagatttcttacaaaaaataaaaatgtttctcaagatcgattgcaaaaaaaatgatgccGAATGAAACATACGCTTCACGTAGTTGAAGAGTAAATACAGTGTGGGCGTGGTTTTTGGGATAAATCTTTgtctatttttcttcttggaattaatttcaatgaaaaaaaaaacattttaacttTCTCTGCAATAGTTTAGAAGATTTCCTTTGAATAGTATAAcggtgaatagactccttctTTGCACACAATTCTTTTTGAATCTTCTCTTTTACTCCACCGAATTGAATGagcttttcaaaaagaaattaaagttccaaagaaatacttttaaaaaattctttgctaaatgttaattgaaaaaaCAAGAAAGGAGGAAAAGCTTTGAGTGAAggcagagaaaattgagatgtaCCAACCCAAGATTCCATTACTTTTGTTAATGCCATCACCATCAGTGTTCCCATTGATGTGATTATCGGGATTATTAGTGTGGGGTAGGATCTCTTCTGCTTCGTCGTCGTCATCGTCGCCATTCTCTCCGTAGCCATTGATGCCATTCTCATGAATCTCTCCGTCGCCGTTGACGAGTAGCGTGCATTCATGATCATTCTTCATGATGATTTTGTAGCCACCTGGCTTCGTTTGAGGTGGTCTGTCCTCCtcctcatcatcatcgtcatcgTCATTAGCTGCAATTCCATTCCCATTGTAGATGTCATGAAAACCATTCTCAATGGCCACGTCGGCTgggatgaatttaattgaagccCTTGATTGGCGCTTCTCGGTGGGATTTGCGTCCACATAGGCCGTACTTTCGATCTCAACGACAATTTGGCTACTTTTGGTCATTTCTTCGGCATAAATGCCATTCATCCCATTGCAGGTGCCCTCAATGGAGCCCCCGTCGTCCATTACATTACATTCCTCTGCTAGATCTATCGGCGGTGGGGGCGGTTGGGGGGTGTCTGTAGTGACAATGAGAACATTGTCACTATCGCTGTCCTCTTGTCATCTCTCCATCTTCCACGCATTCGTTGTCTCCTCGATTCCGTGCACCAAATTAACAGCTAAGAGTGGATCATCTTGTTTctctaaatattattttttccacaatttattttccaaatgattatttttttttaattttttcaaatccattttgtccattttgcagcaagaaagaaattaaatagtttttatgcacaaaaaatgattatttcatGATGATTTGtgttttgtgttttgttgattttcctctttgaaaatttattttctgttgaaaagaattttctttataaattgttCTAACACCACCAgggagttttatttttttttttataaattaatagtGAGCATTagaagcaaaaataaataaaaaattaaaaaaatctaatgtaGCTTAGGGCAGGATTCAACGTAATAGAGCTtgttaaaaaactttattataaaaagtaaatattttatccagaatacagatttcttttaaaataaaagatttttttcaggtttttttaaacgaaggaaaaaattattttattttgataaaaaatgtcttattttgcGGCACAAAGAAATCTTcgaaatttcaacaatttcaaggatttcttgatTCCAGAATACGACCCAATATAAGATCAATTTCTGATAGATTCAAGATTTTAATCATGATCAATCAACATAAAAATGACTTAAAGGGCTGATAAAATAACTCAAATAAATAACTCTCGTTTataataaaagacaaaaaatcaataaaaaaaacttttatcttGAATACcaaatctatttaatttttattttaagagatttttatagcgaataccaaaattcttttatctttcattCTTAATaccaaaaagagttttttttacgcTGAATCTGACCCTTAAAAGGGCAAATTAAggtgcaaaattaaataaaataaagaaaactcgcattatatttttgtaagagattttcttatatttaaaaattatttttcattctttggtACCGAGATTAtggaatatttacaaaaaaaaaattaatgagattttttgaataatttctgtggacgttcaaaaataaatgcaaattttgatttaaaaatatctgaaaatttaaaaaataaaaaaaaagttaagaaaatatttaaaaataaataaatcgtatgaataaaaaaatcgttaataaATTAGTGCAATTGTCAAGGTTGCCGACTAACAAGGAAACAATCCCAGGTTCGAATACacctctacaatttttttcctcgtcaaaattaactttttaaaggCTATAATGTGAGTTTTCAGGTGTTTtataggataaaaaaaaagataaaataggGCCTTCCCACCACAAGTTTAGTCAAATTTAGTGTTATCACATTTGTTGTTTTGTTCTTCTCTCTAATTTATTTGTGTCTCATGGATATGGTTCGAGTTAGGAAACGCCGTAGCCTTGGCCACGTACCTTCGTATCCCTGATTATCGTGCATCTCCCGCGGTGGAGACATGACGTTCTCCTTGCCCTCCAGCACAGCCTTCAAGCATTGATGAATGCAGATGTACTGCTGTTCCGTCTGAACCATCCAGACGCGTTctagaaaaattccaaaattttattttttttttaaaccattttaccgatttttttttgagtattgGGTGTTACCTTTTCGCATTTGCCACACAATGCCGAATATATCTACATAATCAGCCACAACAATTTGCTGAAGGATGCGATCTAGCGCAATAAAAGTGCCTGAACGGCCTACACCGGCACTACAATGTACCACAATTGGTTTCTGATCTGGCCCAACGCGATCGCGGAATGCCCGCACAAAGCGTGCCAGTGTTTGAGGTAGATTTGGCACTCCAAAGTCAGGCCATGTTGTAAAGTGGAAGTGTCTGATGCATCGTTGTTGATcaccctgaaaaaaaaaatgattttttagcaAGGAAAGGGGTTGATGAAGAGGCTTCTCTTACCCGACTCATCATGAATTCCGTAATGACCCAATCAGGGTAGTTGCTAACATTTAGCATTTGTATCCGAATGTCCCCGTAGTACACGGGCACGGTGTCATTGGGCCAGTACCTATCGCACTTCTCGCGTCCCTTCTCGAAGCATCGCGTTAGCATCACGATGGCCCGTGAATTGCTCTCCCAGCACATTCGCCAGAAATCATCGCGTGTCGAGTGCAAGGGGCCCTGCGTGACGATGAATTCACGCGGGGAATTGTGCCCAGGCACGTAATTGGCATTGATGTAGTCTGAACCCTCCTCATCGTCGACAGGTTGCAATTTGAAGCGTGAATGGTCGTATGGCAGAATATTTGTAAAGCGATTCTTTGGTCTATTGCATGGCAAATCGGCAAATGTGCACGGCTGATCGCGTCCGACGTGCTTCAGCTCCTCAAATTCCTCGCTAAATCGAAAATCTGAATCTGCCGCCATTCTCCGGTAGTGCTCAGCGAAATTCTTAATCTCAATGGGGCGACTTGTCTCAATGACACTATCCGGAAGTGACATGTTATCACTCGAACGCGGCTCCTTTGTAGCCTTTCGCGGTCCGTTGCGTCGTTTCCGTATAAAGAACACAGCCACGAGGATGAGAATCAACAGACAGAGACTCACTGATGTTGCGATTATTATTGAGGTGTTATCTTGATCTACAGAAAtacaaagtaaaaaaagacCAAATACATAAATGCGAGAAAGAGATAATGttaggaaaaattatattaatagCACTTGGGTGTTAGAGAGCCCGAGCAACATTATGTAAGACTCACTGCAGCGCGAGTCAGTGAGTCGAATAAAATGTTGGCACACTTTTGCACACacgaaattttacatttttcacttaaaattttagctttaaaaaaatgcaataaaattaataatttaaaaggcATTGATTGGCAaactttataaagaaaaatgtagaagaaaaattaaaggacgCAATTGAGCAGAtaattgaagggaaaattgcATTCAGCAATAGAGGGAGCTGGAAGAGAAGTAAAATAGATAACAGAGGTCgctaaaaatacataataatacTGACCTAAATTTTCGTAAATcggacttaagttttttaagccaGACAAGTTTTAAAGCTAGCTCAAAGTGTAGAAGCTAGGCCTTAACTTTTTCAAGTCTCAAATTTCTTAGttcaaacttaattttttgtccTAAATTAGatttaagtttctttaagtCAGGCCTAAGTTTTTGTTATTAgacttttaagtttttaaagttagatcTGAGAAAATTGAGACTGAATGTATCTTTAAAGGCTGGACCTTAAGATAAGTTATTGCTGTCTTAAGATACAACTAAGTCTCGCTaagaagtgaatttcactTGACACATAGATGGGAAAAATAGAACATTGaatgggaagaaaataaataaaattacaaaaattacctAAATCAAATATAAcgaaaaatgaaaggaaattatAACAAAATTACTTCTactaattaaatagaattctaATATAACGAAAATCGATTTTTGTAGGTGAAAACTGTCcggaataatttgaatttgattaaGAAGTTACTTTTTTGTCCTATACGAAAATTCTACAGATTCAAATAGAttcttttctgaaaaaattaattctttttactGACTTtgaatatgtaaaaaaaaactaagattttattatctatttatttgtcaaaaatcGAATATATTCGATTAAAGGAAgatttttagaacattttgcgcaaaattttgtcaattttgaTTTAGAATTGATCTTTCTACATAATTTTGAAGTCAgacatttagaaaaaaaggtttttttttaaataaaagaaattgtttttctctcaattttaaattgaaaattactgataatttttcaagagaaaaactatcacaaaaaggaataaaagaaaaattaattctttcaatcAAAGTAATTTTCTGCAATAGTTGGCGACATTTAATTCATGCTCAGCATATTTTATTAACTAAACACCTGCTAAATCTCTCTTTTTGGCTTTtatgcaattatttttttcattctctatGCAACGCTTCAAgatgcaagaaaaattgctaaaatataACATAAATTTCTCACTTAATAAACTCTCTTTGcacaacttaaaaaaaatcacaaatttaccaacaaaaaatgaatgacGTGAGATTAGTttgcaaagagagagagagagacactAAATtagcattgaaaatttaaagaaatcacaacccacaaaaaatcacacacaatcgtaataaaaaatagaagaagaaacaaaaaaagagcacaaaatcatttaaaagtcTTTAACACTGTGAGACAATGAAAAGTAGAGCACTCACCCACAGACAAGAGGCcttaatatgtttttttgaTTTGGTTTTGCGtggagagaaagaagaaattaaacatTTGGTGGGACAcgaagaatgtttttttggaTTCAATTTTGAGGtgttttgaaagttttattttttgggaaatgtGCAAGAAAATGAGTCAAATGTTTTGGAGTTGTGAAatgtgaatgaatgaatgaatgaatgggGATTTGTGTGGCAAAACTCACCAGTTTGAATTGGAAAACTGTAGGCGGTGTCCGTGAATTTATCTGGTGCAGTAAATGCGCGCACCTTGACGCGATAGACTCTTCCCGATTTGAGTTGTCCGTTGCAGTAGCCAGTTTGTTTGATGTCGCAATTTTCAGCACCGATCGTGAAATCCTCCACTGAGTTATTCTTGAATGGGTAGTAGGGTTCGATCACCTGGTACGGTGGCCAGAGGCTGTAGCTCTGTACATCGCGCCACGAAGGCATTTCCAAGCCTGAGGCGTTCTTTGTGTCGTCTTCAGCAACAATGATGGTGTACATGATTACAGCTCCATTCTGGTCGGAGAAGTAATTTTTGCGGAAGCGAATTTGAATTGTGGATGAGCTACGATAGACCTCTGTGGGAACAACTTGTGTTGCTGGCTGTGGTGGTGCCAAAATGGGCATCTTCTGCTTCCACATTGTCTCCGGGCCATAGCCAATGACCGTCTGAGCTTGAATCCGGAAGACATAGGACTTGCCAGGGAGGAGATTCTTAATGACCCCGTGGAATTCAGTTGGCTTGAAGTCACGCACTTGCGTATGAGCTGATCCTTCGAGCCCATAAGTTATGGAGAATTGCCGAATTACCCCATTTTGCTCACTCGACGGCAGCGACCATTCAAAGGTAATCTCACTGGGTTGGATGTCCACCGGTTCAAAACGATCCACCCGCCCGGGAACGGATTCCTTCGTTGTGAAACTCGCCGAAACTGGAAGACTATTCCGCAAGACGCTGGATTCTGTACCCGAACGCACCACAACGGTAAACGTGTAGTTGCGATGGGGTTTTAAGTCTTTTATCGTAATACTGTCGTGCACCGTGAGATTCTGCACGTAGTTATTGTCAATTGTGAGGTATTGCACCTCAAAAGCATTGTACTCCCCATTCGGGATGTCCCATTTCAGTGTGATCTCCGTGTCTGTGATTCGTGTGGCATTGAGTTGGGTTATTGGTTCAGGGTACATGCGATCCTGTCGCTGAATTGGAAGACTCGCAACACCACCACTCACAGTCCACACGGTTATATTGTACAGCCGGCCAGGCATTAGGCCTATAAGCGTAAGAAGAATATTAGGCATTGttgattatataaaaaaaaattaattaaactaaagTTAGGAAGAAGTTATTTTTAGATCTTGAGATTCTTaagaaagcaaagaaaagtcaaatgagtaagtaaaaaaaaacacattgaTGTTGTAGGCTGAATCAGCGCaattttaatcacattttGGGGTTTGTGATTCACTTAAAAGAAGCTTATTCATCTCTGTATGGCATAACAGTTTATTTGAGGCCAAAAATTAAGTCATGCACTATTTTATTgaagatcaaaaaaatattaagaattcCCGAAAAAGACTTCTCACTacttttcctttgaaaatagttgaaaaaaaaagtatgaaaaatacgcttaaaaatacaaataatgacgtcaccattgtataattttttggaTTGTGTACTGTGCGTTCGCTCcgcaaagaaaaaggaaaaattgagaaaaatcgaGTGAAAATTCCCTGCCGATGTAGAATGCCAAGAGAAGCAAAGGAGATTTTTGACAAGGGTTCAAATAACTGACAATCttaccactgaggaaggcgtGGTGAAACGCCGATAGCTATGAGAAAGGATTCTCTTCTTTAAAACCCGCATCCCCTATTGACGCCCccggaaggagaaaattactcctaaagaaaattctacaaaaattctgtcaataattcattaattaaattaccattttaactttaaaaaatattttttcaaaattgtctgATTTTTTCTGGTGTAAATATCtaatttttaccttttcaaAACTCGCCGATGAAGTACAGGGTGGCCAagaaattagggcatgattttaaccgcgaataacttttgattaaaAACGTGAAAAGAAGCGTTTTGTTCACGACAAATATACTACTTTTCATGTCAAATAAATGCTGAATTGCCGATGATGGCAATATGTgcttttactcaaaaatattcttagaatGCTTGAATATTGCGTCGCATTAGGCCGGGAAAGgcctttttaattcaaatttagtcaaatattcaattttttaatcaccTTTGGATCATTTTAATGggttttgagaaaatcaataaacatGAAATCAAGTATATTTCAtcgttttccatacaaatggaaacttttacattttttaagatatcgacttgaaaaaaaaaagaaataaaactttttgagtttacgcatcTTTTGGTGGCGgaagttttcagatatctcaattcaatcaaaagttattcgtGGTTAAAATCATGCTCTAATTTCCTAGCCACCCTGTATTTCATGTATCATagacaaaaaaacacaatagtgacgtcatctattatttttttaaataaaatatttgacgatttttctcaGCTGTTTTAGATGAGTTAAGGGAAGATTGATTAATCTGTAAAGTTTACGCGTGTACTAATTCTTTCtccaaataaattcataatccATATagagatgaataaactcctttgactTTAAAAGCTTCAGTAAATGTtcgttaaataaaaaaaaaactttgcaattttagacataaaacattaaagctttaaaacgtttaaacaattaattttaaatttaaaataaaaaataaaattaatgaataaaattaaaacaggTAAAAAAGCTTCCAAAACTCACCTGTAAAGGTAACTTTGCGATCTGTATCATTTGCCAACTTCTCCTTATCCGGTATATCGGGATCCCCGAGGGAGAAGCGATAGAGGTCAAATTTGGAAGACATCTGCGGGGTTGGGGTGTAGCTGAGGGTGACCATGTCGCGTTCCTGAAGATTATTCACAACAAACACTTCGGACTGAATGAGGGGTTTAGTGCGTGTTGTGAGCTGAGTGATGTCACTGGTTAGTCCGTAGGAGATGGTGTGAATGCGGAATTTGTACTGAACCCCCGGCATTAGGTCCCCAATTAGGACATGAACGGTTGGAGTGTCATCCATCCCGAGCTTCCCATCTGCGTGGTCACCACCGACCCAACTCATTGGGGTCACGTAGACTTCAGACACATTCTTCGTGTGCACCTGATCGGGATTGGCCACAGGCCACCAGTGCACGAAATACGTCTCCACTCTACCCTCAGGTCGTGGCCATTCGAGGGTGATATTCGTGGAGTCCACGAGGGGGATGATGTTGGACACGGGATTGGGACGCACAGTCTGGTTCACGTGCTGCGGATTTGGGCTCTCAACGCCATAGCTGACTGTATTCACCTGAATCGTGTACTTCTCTCCCGGCGTCATGTCAGTCACATCAGCTTCTGTGGATTTCACGGAAGGCAACCTAATCCACTGACGTTCACTCTCAGTGCGGTATCGAATGGAGTATTCGCTAAATTCACTCTGAATCGGTGGCATCCACCGCACAAGCACGGAATTGCTTGTCACCTTTTCAATTGTCATGTTCCGCGGAGAATTAGGATCTGCAAAAGGATAAGAAGGCTTCTAGAAATTGACATCAAATGCAGGAGATAAGCttccattcaatttttctcctataatgcattttcccataCACGTTTTGCATAAACAATTCAGACAGACAACACGATGCATCGTCTTGAAAggtattttgcataaaattctgCTTGCTCTTCAACCTCTTCTCTGGATTGGcgcttttcaaaattaattcaatttgcaaattgttATTCTACTTCCCTgttggggaaaatttaaatttcacccCAAAGCTCGTTGTGAGCTTCCACAAAAGTTTacaaaagaacatttaattaaaatctttaattttatagcatttaatttttcctcgtgagttttaaattgtttcgtgtctttttttcctggaattgctttaattaaaaaaaataggaagtTGGTTTCGATAAagagtaaataaaatgaggaaTTAACGATGGAGGCGCCATGTAGTTATCAGAAGTCTTCAATGAATTCTTGAAGTGtttgaaaaaagttttctaaattattttttctaatttattttgtttctttagaCATTTTaactgtgtttttttttaattttattttattcaagaattgAGAATAGGTGAAATATTACCGAACTGCCATAAAAAATGcctaaaactttaattttataattttcgttaaagaaagaaaacttctctAGAAATAAACttcttcgtttattttttatactcAAAGgccaatttaaaataaaattctttaaatacagaaattaaaagtttgtttaaatattagagattttaacagttttttaaaaagaaattctagaTGCCTGAAGAAAGTATTTAACAGCACCGAATTGTcgtaaaaatgtcaaattacgttcatttaataatttgataattttcttgaactTCAAAAAACcttcttaataaattaatttcatttttttataattcaagGGCCaaggtaaaataattttaaatttttattttcactgtTGGGAGAGTCAGGATCTGACCTTTTTGAAATTCctcgtttattatttttgcttacgtttcggagctttatttctccttcctcaggtaTGCAATTACATTataaacaatattttacatttatattatttttttaacactttgaaatattttttaaacaattataatgaaaaaaatctaatgatattatataaatctagtcaaaataatctttcaattgttaaaattaaatacagaaatgaaaaaaaaaagattattttttacgaAATTCTTTTGCATCATAATGACCCTGATTTCCCTATAGCAACTTTGCGAAACTGGAACTCACAGGAAAACTCTCGGAAATTCCCCGAAGGAGACATTTctgaaagttttaaataaattctcttctcccaatttaattttctaggtaaagaatttaatctgtttgaaaataaaattaacgtaagaattttaacgattttctGATAAACCTTCTGTGTGAGTTTATCAgtcttttttatctctttattTTACAAAGTTCCCTTTTGTATTTGTGAAGATAAACTATTTGGAAagtttgttgcaaaatgtctCGTCCAGGGTGTTTTAAAACTTGCTGTAAAAGTTCGAGGGAACTTGCTGGTGAATGCAAAAATACGTGGTGGAAATTTCATAGGGGAGAACGATTTAAATCCAACCCTATGTGATTTTTCTaagcttttaatttgaaaggGTGATTGAACtttcatttccttttaaaaatatgaattttaattaaccaaatttagttttttatttaaaaaaaaagttaatcttAAGGGAAAAAAAGGTCAGATTGAGACTATCGTTCTgtaaaaaatgaaagcttGCAGAAAagcaaatagataaaaaatatactcACAGACAGCTTGGAAGTATGCATGGGGTTCACTACGGAGACCATGACTAAGGGCGAAGACTTTTATTTCATACCCAGCTCCGGGATACAAATTCTTTATGACTCTCCTCGAGTCGGTGGTGAGGATTGTCTTCATTTCGCCTGTGTCATTTCTCGAATACATAATCTCATATTTTTCCTGGCGCGAGTTGACGTCGCTCTTCCAGCTTATGTTGAGCCCTTCGCGAATAGACTTTAGATCCTCGATGATGGGTGAGGAGGGACGCGTGACAACGATGATGGTGGATTCATTTGATTCCACTTTTGCGGAGATTGCTTGCACTGTGAGGGAGTAGTTGCGTCCCGGGAGGAGTGTTTCGAGGGGGTAGGTTGTGCGGTCGGTGTTCATTGTGCTGGCATCCCCATTGAATGTCTCAACTTCGTGATAGCTAATTTTGTATTCATCCTGAGTACTGGCTGGATCGGGATCCCATGTAATGGTTACGAGGCCTGTTTGTTCGTTCGTGAAGGATCTCAAGCCGAGTACGGGAAGGGGTTTGAGGGTTACATCACCCGTTGCTGGCCACGATGTCACCTTACCCGACACGGTCTTCACGACAACTTGATATGTCTTGCCTGGCTCGAGATTCTCCCGAAATTCGAGCCATGCCACACTGTCACTGGTGCGGGGGACAAATTGTTGGCGCCGCGATGTGGCCAGCGACACTTGATACTTGTCGAACTCACTATTACCCTTTGGTGCCTCCCACTGTACTTTGAAGGAGTTGGAGGTGATGGAGTTCCAGTCGAAGCTCACATTCATTGGTCGTAGTGGCACAGTGCGGTACTGCGCTGTCGTGGGCAGGGAAATTTCATCCTCTGACATGGTCTGTACTGATATGTTGTACGCGCGCCCCGGCACGAGTCCCTTAAAGGCCGCCTGAGCTGGCCCCGGGGGTTCACCCTCCTTCTCCACATACAGCACACTCTCCAGGGCATCGGGTGGCTCTATCGACACCTTGTAGTGCGTATAAATCCCCGCGGGATACGGTGGCTGCCACAGCACCAACAGGGTTGTTTCATTTCTAAaccaaacaataaattttcccggCGTATTTGGTTctggaaaaaagaattttcattttctttgttaaaattttactttgatttttcattcattgggaagaaaatcatactaaaagaaaatcaatgagcCTATAAAATGATCAAATGAGATGCCAAAGTAGCCAACACCa harbors:
- the LOC129789827 gene encoding tyrosine-protein phosphatase 10D-like isoform X4, translated to MLRKLQIYLFYTTFILLGPIAKLCQCADLVIEITGNLGQDDSYYRLDYYPPYGNPAPNTTIASRDIGDRIQFSHTLPGTRYNFWLYYTNATHHDWLTWTVSITTAPEPPSNLSVSVRSGKTVLISWSPPTQGNFTSFKLRVVGLSDPSTNRTIPIENDSLQYTLRDLTPGATYQVQAYTVFDGKESVAYTSRNFTTKPNTPGKFIVWFRNETTLLVLWQPPYPAGIYTHYKVSIEPPDALESVLYVEKEGEPPGPAQAAFKGLVPGRAYNISVQTMSEDEISLPTTAQYRTVPLRPMNVSFDWNSITSNSFKVQWEAPKGNSEFDKYQVSLATSRRQQFVPRTSDSVAWLEFRENLEPGKTYQVVVKTVSGKVTSWPATGDVTLKPLPVLGLRSFTNEQTGLVTITWDPDPASTQDEYKISYHEVETFNGDASTMNTDRTTYPLETLLPGRNYSLTVQAISAKVESNESTIIVVTRPSSPIIEDLKSIREGLNISWKSDVNSRQEKYEIMYSRNDTGEMKTILTTDSRRVIKNLYPGAGYEIKVFALSHGLRSEPHAYFQAVYPNSPRNMTIEKVTSNSVLVRWMPPIQSEFSEYSIRYRTESERQWIRLPSVKSTEADVTDMTPGEKYTIQVNTVSYGVESPNPQHVNQTVRPNPVSNIIPLVDSTNITLEWPRPEGRVETYFVHWWPVANPDQVHTKNVSEVYVTPMSWVGGDHADGKLGMDDTPTVHVLIGDLMPGVQYKFRIHTISYGLTSDITQLTTRTKPLIQSEVFVVNNLQERDMVTLSYTPTPQMSSKFDLYRFSLGDPDIPDKEKLANDTDRKVTFTGLMPGRLYNITVWTVSGGVASLPIQRQDRMYPEPITQLNATRITDTEITLKWDIPNGEYNAFEVQYLTIDNNYVQNLTVHDSITIKDLKPHRNYTFTVVVRSGTESSVLRNSLPVSASFTTKESVPGRVDRFEPVDIQPSEITFEWSLPSSEQNGVIRQFSITYGLEGSAHTQVRDFKPTEFHGVIKNLLPGKSYVFRIQAQTVIGYGPETMWKQKMPILAPPQPATQVVPTEVYRSSSTIQIRFRKNYFSDQNGAVIMYTIIVAEDDTKNASGLEMPSWRDVQSYSLWPPYQVIEPYYPFKNNSVEDFTIGAENCDIKQTGYCNGQLKSGRVYRVKVRAFTAPDKFTDTAYSFPIQTDQDNTSIIIATSVSLCLLILILVAVFFIRKRRNGPRKATKEPRSSDNMSLPDSVIETSRPIEIKNFAEHYRRMAADSDFRFSEEFEELKHVGRDQPCTFADLPCNRPKNRFTNILPYDHSRFKLQPVDDEEGSDYINANYVPGHNSPREFIVTQGPLHSTRDDFWRMCWESNSRAIVMLTRCFEKGREKCDRYWPNDTVPVYYGDIRIQMLNVSNYPDWVITEFMMSRGDQQRCIRHFHFTTWPDFGVPNLPQTLARFVRAFRDRVGPDQKPIVVHCSAGVGRSGTFIALDRILQQIVVADYVDIFGIVWQMRKERVWMVQTEQQYICIHQCLKAVLEGKENVMSPPREMHDNQGYEDDEGIAESGM
- the LOC129789827 gene encoding tyrosine-protein phosphatase 10D-like isoform X3; its protein translation is MLRKLQIYLFYTTFILLGPIAKLCQCADLVIEITGNLGQDDSYYRLDYYPPYGNPAPNTTIASRDIGDRIQFSHTLPGTRYNFWLYYTNATHHDWLTWTVSITTAPEPPSNLSVSVRSGKTVLISWSPPTQGNFTSFKLRVVGLSDPSTNRTIPIENDSLQYTLRDLTPGATYQVQAYTVFDGKESVAYTSRNFTTKPNTPGKFIVWFRNETTLLVLWQPPYPAGIYTHYKVSIEPPDALESVLYVEKEGEPPGPAQAAFKGLVPGRAYNISVQTMSEDEISLPTTAQYRTVPLRPMNVSFDWNSITSNSFKVQWEAPKGNSEFDKYQVSLATSRRQQFVPRTSDSVAWLEFRENLEPGKTYQVVVKTVSGKVTSWPATGDVTLKPLPVLGLRSFTNEQTGLVTITWDPDPASTQDEYKISYHEVETFNGDASTMNTDRTTYPLETLLPGRNYSLTVQAISAKVESNESTIIVVTRPSSPIIEDLKSIREGLNISWKSDVNSRQEKYEIMYSRNDTGEMKTILTTDSRRVIKNLYPGAGYEIKVFALSHGLRSEPHAYFQAVYPNSPRNMTIEKVTSNSVLVRWMPPIQSEFSEYSIRYRTESERQWIRLPSVKSTEADVTDMTPGEKYTIQVNTVSYGVESPNPQHVNQTVRPNPVSNIIPLVDSTNITLEWPRPEGRVETYFVHWWPVANPDQVHTKNVSEVYVTPMSWVGGDHADGKLGMDDTPTVHVLIGDLMPGVQYKFRIHTISYGLTSDITQLTTRTKPLIQSEVFVVNNLQERDMVTLSYTPTPQMSSKFDLYRFSLGDPDIPDKEKLANDTDRKVTFTGLMPGRLYNITVWTVSGGVASLPIQRQDRMYPEPITQLNATRITDTEITLKWDIPNGEYNAFEVQYLTIDNNYVQNLTVHDSITIKDLKPHRNYTFTVVVRSGTESSVLRNSLPVSASFTTKESVPGRVDRFEPVDIQPSEITFEWSLPSSEQNGVIRQFSITYGLEGSAHTQVRDFKPTEFHGVIKNLLPGKSYVFRIQAQTVIGYGPETMWKQKMPILAPPQPATQVVPTEVYRSSSTIQIRFRKNYFSDQNGAVIMYTIIVAEDDTKNASGLEMPSWRDVQSYSLWPPYQVIEPYYPFKNNSVEDFTIGAENCDIKQTGYCNGQLKSGRVYRVKVRAFTAPDKFTDTAYSFPIQTGLLSVDQDNTSIIIATSVSLCLLILILVAVFFIRKRRNGPRKATKEPRSSDNMSLPDSVIETSRPIEIKNFAEHYRRMAADSDFRFSEEFEELKHVGRDQPCTFADLPCNRPKNRFTNILPYDHSRFKLQPVDDEEGSDYINANYVPGHNSPREFIVTQGPLHSTRDDFWRMCWESNSRAIVMLTRCFEKGREKCDRYWPNDTVPVYYGDIRIQMLNVSNYPDWVITEFMMSRGDQQRCIRHFHFTTWPDFGVPNLPQTLARFVRAFRDRVGPDQKPIVVHCSAGVGRSGTFIALDRILQQIVVADYVDIFGIVWQMRKERVWMVQTEQQYICIHQCLKAVLEGKENVMSPPREMHDNQGYEDDEGIAESGM